One genomic region from Branchiostoma lanceolatum isolate klBraLanc5 chromosome 7, klBraLanc5.hap2, whole genome shotgun sequence encodes:
- the LOC136438711 gene encoding uncharacterized protein, translated as MGLLVGGGTLMGLGLYETYKSLSATPRAPGKANGFVQAMVQPDQQQAAAHRGLDLLYTTSAVPSPAGVWQTAANEPSLHKNVSTQDAKDASGEYSCTDSCMTEDTAPASNVEPAPGTVHHLEEKRRNPSTPHMARVASSTPALMSWNLKTCQPRCNSLYDLVVEKPNPTVYHHAAIAAENNTKECKSAQLKASNLSASPPSVDTRGQVSQEAEVGSDGVFKGYTGSLVSEDDNMKTEGVHDRSGDHADTDDQGSCSSQQDSLAEDTDGGCWCQSEKTTAPAKKCRHAVSLAEGEDNNGDVKTTRQVGL; from the exons ATGGGGCTCCTGGTGGGCGGGGGGACGCTGATGGGACTCGGTCTATACGAG ACCTACAAGAGCCTCAGTGCAACCCCCAGAGCACCGGGCAAAGCGAACGGTTTTGTTCAAGCCATGGTACAGCCCGACCAACAGCAGGCCGCGGCACACAGAGGGTTAGACCTCCTCTACACGACTTCAGCTGTTCCGTCCCCGGCTGGGGTGTGGCAAACAGCGGCCAATGAGCCTTCACTACACAAAAATGTGAGTACCCAAGACGCGAAGGATGCCTCAGGTGAGTACAGCTGTACTGACAGCTGCATGACGGAGGATACTGCACCTGCCAGCAATGTGGAACCTGCACCTGGCACGGTCCACCACCTGGAAGAGAAAAGAAGAAACCCAAGCACTCCGCACATGGCAAGGGTGGCATCCTCTACTCCAGCTTTGATGAGCTGGAATCTGAAGACATGTCAGCCTCGGTGCAACAGTTTGTATGATCTAGTCGTGGAGAAGCCTAACCCCACGGTATACCACCATGCTGCCATCGCAGCGGAGAACAACACGAAGGAGTGCAAGTCCGCACAGCTGAAGGCATCAAACCTCTCTGCTTCCCCCCCTTCTGTAGACACAAGGGGCCAAGTGTCTCAGGAGGCTGAAGTCGGAAGTGACGGTGTCTTTAAGGGCTATACAGGCTCCTTGGTGAGTGAAGACGATAATATGAAGACCGAAGGTGTCCACGACAGGTCTGGAGACCATGCAGACACGGATGACCAGGGAAGCTGTTCCTCCCAGCAGGACAGCCTTGCTGAGGACACAGATGGAGGCTGCTGGTGCCAGTCTGAGAAGACCACTGCTCCAGCAAAGAAGTGCCGTCACGCTGTATCTCTGGCCGAGGGGGAAGACAACAACGGTGACGTGAAGACGACACGACAAGTCGGATTGTGA